A window of Lytechinus variegatus isolate NC3 chromosome 15, Lvar_3.0, whole genome shotgun sequence contains these coding sequences:
- the LOC121429092 gene encoding uncharacterized protein LOC121429092, with product MATQHCETYPSDRDNAENKISIQVQGFRLEIYSTRQTKFSCSIDKNEVEIVLKIKEEKEVLTIGVQPQDERNIGVGLDTAPETSGSETHDDDIMSEIGPLRSDGGRHVSLGLPEE from the exons ATGGCAACTCAGCATTGTGAAACATACCCAAGTGACAGAGACAACGCCGAAAATAAG atATCGATACAGGTCCAAGGTTTTCGTCTTGAAATTTATTCAACTCGCCAGACCAAATTCTCCTGCTCCATTGATAAAAATGAAGTAGAAATCGTGCTGAAAATCAAA gaagaaaaagaggtCTTGACAATCGGTGTACAGCCTCAGGACGAAAGAAACATCGGAGTAGGACTAGACACTGCTCCCGAAACTTCGGGGTCGGAGACACACGATGACGATATAATGTCTGAAATT GGACCACTGCGATCTGATGGCGGAAGGCATGTTTCTCTGGGATTGCCAGAGGAGTGA